The bacterium genome has a segment encoding these proteins:
- a CDS encoding diacylglycerol kinase — MALLIFISTLFLDLTRLELVILFFSATLVIICEIINTAIESILDLITENRYHTLVRIGKDLAAGAVLVSAFNAFVVGYLILYPHLSYVSEKAIIYKVREIPGYLVFISLIMVVLITIMGKIYIGRGTPMQGGMPSGHSAVAFSIWTSIALITKNPLIIILTFLLAALLGRSRVGSGFHSYSEVIVGAVLGIAITLVIFLVLG; from the coding sequence ATGGCTCTTTTAATATTTATCAGTACTCTTTTTTTGGATTTAACCCGCCTGGAATTAGTAATTTTATTTTTTTCTGCCACCTTAGTCATAATTTGTGAAATTATCAATACCGCTATAGAATCTATTTTAGATTTAATTACTGAAAATCGATATCATACTTTAGTTCGCATTGGAAAAGATTTAGCGGCGGGAGCAGTCTTAGTCTCTGCTTTTAATGCCTTTGTAGTAGGATATTTAATCTTATACCCTCATCTTAGTTATGTTTCAGAGAAAGCAATCATTTATAAAGTTCGAGAAATTCCAGGCTATCTTGTCTTTATTAGTCTAATCATGGTTGTTTTAATTACCATTATGGGCAAGATCTATATTGGACGGGGAACTCCTATGCAAGGAGGTATGCCTAGCGGCCATAGTGCGGTAGCTTTTTCTATCTGGACTTCTATTGCCTTGATCACTAAAAATCCTTTAATTATCATATTAACCTTTTTATTAGCTGCTCTTTTAGGTAGAAGTAGAGTTGGAAGTGGATTTCATAGTTACAGTGAAGTTATTGTAGGGGCGGTCTTGGGAATAGCTATTACCTTAGTGATATTTCTTGTTTTAGGGTAA
- a CDS encoding DUF21 domain-containing protein, whose protein sequence is MSSEINLYYLFGKFALVGILVLFSAMFSSFETAFFSLSEFSKEKIASNQRLIKMLNQPKEVLANILIGNILVNTFASIFATSLLIDICDATRIKVGFGVAAAIVLMTIIMILYGEIIPKTFALKNSELSIRLIKPYFYAFSILVTPLKVMLLFIINLFTGKKEIKEEFTEEEVRSMLEISKKEGIIKEEEERMIHKIFEFSKTNVKEVMIPIDKVASVSINDKLRDVLRIIKKTGFSRLPVYKNNNSNIIGIIYAKDLLEYFGRDKDINLKDINLKEFIKKVFFVSESKKINKLFYELQSSKVHLAMVTDKKGKAIGLATIEDLMEEIVGEIKDEFDQV, encoded by the coding sequence ATGTCAAGTGAAATAAACCTTTACTACTTATTTGGAAAATTTGCTTTAGTAGGAATTTTGGTCCTGTTTTCAGCTATGTTTTCTAGTTTTGAAACCGCATTTTTTTCTTTAAGTGAATTTAGCAAAGAGAAGATCGCTTCTAATCAGAGATTAATTAAAATGTTAAATCAACCTAAAGAGGTCTTAGCCAATATTTTAATTGGTAATATCTTAGTTAATACTTTTGCTTCTATTTTTGCTACTTCGCTTTTAATAGATATTTGTGACGCCACAAGAATAAAGGTAGGTTTTGGTGTAGCAGCTGCTATTGTTTTAATGACTATCATCATGATTCTTTATGGGGAAATAATTCCCAAGACTTTTGCCCTTAAAAATTCTGAATTATCAATAAGGCTAATTAAACCTTATTTTTATGCATTTTCCATCTTAGTTACGCCTCTAAAAGTAATGCTGCTCTTTATTATAAATTTATTTACCGGAAAAAAAGAGATTAAAGAGGAATTTACGGAAGAAGAAGTAAGGTCGATGCTTGAAATTAGTAAAAAAGAGGGAATAATAAAAGAGGAAGAGGAAAGAATGATCCATAAGATCTTTGAATTTAGTAAGACCAATGTTAAAGAGGTGATGATTCCTATAGACAAGGTTGCTTCTGTCTCAATTAATGATAAACTGAGAGATGTTTTAAGGATCATAAAAAAGACTGGATTTTCTCGGCTTCCTGTTTACAAAAATAATAATTCTAATATTATAGGGATAATTTACGCTAAAGACTTATTAGAATATTTTGGTAGAGATAAAGATATAAATTTAAAGGATATAAATTTAAAGGAATTTATTAAAAAGGTATTCTTTGTTTCAGAGTCAAAAAAAATAAATAAGCTTTTTTATGAGCTCCAGAGTAGTAAAGTTCATCTCGCGATGGTCACTGATAAAAAAGGAAAAGCCATTGGTTTAGCAACGATAGAAGATTTAATGGAAGAGATTGTAGGTGAAATCAAGGATGAGTTTGACCAGGTATAG
- a CDS encoding hemolysin family protein: protein MSLTIFLIILICILLSALLAGTEIGILSLDQVKLCHEVRRGRKKALIVYDLVKNPSIVIICVLIGNNLFSVSAAVFTASEYKGHEFLSGIILAMIMLIFAEAIPKAIFHKKKNKLIIFIAPFLQLILKIFSPFLKMVSYLNKSLIEIEKKKENYFTQEKIRFFITKSKRKDLAEEREGEIFNKVFDLSKIEVKKIMTPRTNIICVEASADIKEIIKVFGECKYSRIPVYEENIDNIIGLIYIKDVLNFWEEKADFRAIEFIHIPFFVPEAKHIGDLLKEFRAKAIHIAIVVDEYGGTSGIVTLEDILEEMFGEIQDEHEQEKRQIKSLDKNTYLIEGSTAIKKIEEELQVNFPEEEDFETISGYILETLKYIPSIGEVIKDEKMRITIIGASKRSINKVKLEKLMEKNSED, encoded by the coding sequence ATGTCTCTGACTATTTTCTTAATTATTCTTATTTGTATCTTATTAAGTGCTCTTTTGGCTGGAACAGAAATAGGTATTCTTTCTTTAGATCAGGTTAAACTTTGCCATGAAGTAAGAAGAGGAAGAAAAAAAGCTTTAATTGTCTATGATTTAGTAAAAAATCCCAGTATCGTTATTATTTGTGTCTTAATTGGAAATAATTTATTTAGTGTTTCGGCGGCTGTTTTTACCGCTTCAGAATATAAGGGGCATGAGTTTTTATCAGGAATAATATTAGCCATGATCATGTTAATATTTGCCGAAGCTATTCCTAAGGCTATCTTTCATAAAAAGAAGAACAAGTTAATTATCTTTATCGCTCCTTTTCTTCAATTAATTCTTAAAATTTTTTCGCCATTTCTAAAAATGGTATCTTATCTTAATAAATCTTTGATCGAGATTGAAAAAAAGAAAGAAAATTACTTTACTCAAGAGAAGATAAGATTTTTTATTACCAAAAGTAAAAGAAAAGATCTGGCCGAAGAAAGAGAAGGTGAAATTTTTAATAAAGTCTTTGATCTTTCAAAAATTGAAGTTAAAAAAATAATGACTCCTCGAACTAATATAATTTGCGTAGAAGCAAGTGCTGATATTAAAGAGATTATTAAAGTGTTTGGAGAATGTAAGTATTCCAGAATTCCAGTCTATGAAGAAAATATTGATAATATTATTGGTCTTATCTACATTAAAGATGTACTAAATTTTTGGGAAGAAAAGGCTGATTTTAGAGCCATTGAATTTATTCATATTCCTTTCTTTGTTCCAGAAGCAAAACATATAGGTGATTTATTAAAAGAATTTAGAGCAAAAGCTATTCATATTGCCATTGTGGTTGATGAATATGGGGGAACTTCAGGGATTGTGACCTTAGAAGATATCTTAGAAGAGATGTTTGGAGAGATTCAAGATGAACATGAACAAGAAAAGAGACAGATCAAGAGTTTAGATAAAAATACTTACTTAATCGAAGGAAGCACTGCCATAAAAAAGATTGAAGAAGAACTTCAGGTTAATTTCCCAGAAGAAGAAGATTTTGAGACCATTAGTGGCTATATCTTAGAAACTTTAAAGTATATTCCTTCTATTGGAGAGGTAATTAAAGATGAGAAGATGAGAATTACCATCATTGGGGCTAGTAAAAGATCAATTAATAAAGTTAAATTAGAAAAACTGATGGAAAAAAATTCAGAAGATTAA
- a CDS encoding glycine--tRNA ligase subunit alpha has product MTFQEIILKLLSFWIDKGCLLVQPYDIEVGAGTFNPATFLRSLGPAPWRAVYVEPSRRPADGRYGENPNRLQHYYQLQVIIKPTVGNIQEMYLQSLKEIGIDPLFHDIRFVEDDWESPTLGAWGLGWEVWLDGLEITQFTYFQQVGGIDLDPISVEITYGLERIAMYVQKLDNVFNIAWNNTTTYGDVHKKSEYENSLYNFELADGSLLLDLFSKYEQEALAILKREVVLPAYDYTLKCSHIFNLLEARGIISVTQRVSYIAKVRNLACTCAKLYLRKISEGGP; this is encoded by the coding sequence ATGACTTTTCAAGAGATTATCTTAAAACTTTTATCTTTTTGGATCGATAAAGGTTGTTTGCTGGTTCAGCCATATGATATAGAAGTAGGGGCAGGAACTTTTAATCCGGCTACTTTTTTAAGGTCTTTAGGTCCAGCACCATGGAGGGCTGTCTATGTTGAACCAAGTCGACGCCCGGCTGATGGAAGATATGGAGAAAATCCTAATCGTCTTCAGCATTACTATCAGCTTCAAGTAATTATTAAACCTACCGTTGGCAATATTCAAGAAATGTATTTACAAAGTTTAAAAGAGATAGGGATTGATCCTTTATTTCATGACATTAGGTTTGTAGAAGATGACTGGGAATCTCCTACCCTTGGAGCTTGGGGTTTAGGCTGGGAAGTTTGGTTAGATGGGTTAGAGATTACTCAATTTACTTATTTTCAGCAAGTAGGAGGGATAGATTTAGATCCTATTTCTGTGGAAATAACTTACGGATTAGAAAGAATAGCGATGTATGTTCAGAAATTAGATAATGTCTTTAATATTGCTTGGAATAATACCACTACTTACGGAGATGTCCATAAGAAAAGTGAATATGAAAATTCTCTTTATAATTTTGAATTAGCCGATGGAAGTCTTCTCTTGGATTTATTTAGTAAATATGAGCAAGAGGCATTAGCTATCCTTAAAAGAGAGGTAGTCTTACCTGCTTATGACTATACCTTAAAATGTTCTCATATCTTTAATTTATTAGAAGCTCGAGGAATAATTAGCGTTACTCAACGGGTAAGTTATATAGCTAAAGTTCGAAATCTTGCTTGTACTTGCGCTAAACTTTATCTTCGAAAAATATCAGAAGGAGGGCCGTAA
- the miaA gene encoding tRNA (adenosine(37)-N6)-dimethylallyltransferase MiaA — protein sequence MTLVIIAGPTAVGKSEVAFEIAKELKGEIVSADSRQIYRFMNIGTAKPSSAFLDKIPHHLIDIINPDEEFSASLFKELAQEKIADISSRRKIPILTGGCGLYINVITQGLFPLSPSSKELRKKLGAKCSLLELYQKLREVDLETALKLSPNDKFRIIRALEVYYLTGKKISRLRKEETIKNNYRSLSIGLTVDRSLLYKKINERVEKMFKDGFLEEVKGLIKMGYSEDLSSMMSLGYKQVVKHLKEEISLEEAKLSIEKETRNYAKRQVTWFKNKEKLKWFSPGEVSKIIEEVRIFSNL from the coding sequence ATGACCTTGGTGATAATTGCTGGTCCTACTGCTGTAGGAAAGAGCGAAGTAGCTTTTGAAATAGCTAAAGAGTTAAAAGGAGAAATTGTTTCTGCTGATTCTAGACAAATATACCGCTTTATGAATATTGGCACGGCTAAGCCTTCTTCTGCTTTTCTTGATAAGATTCCCCATCATTTGATTGATATTATAAATCCTGACGAAGAGTTTTCTGCTTCTTTATTTAAAGAATTAGCCCAAGAAAAGATAGCCGATATTAGCAGCAGAAGAAAAATTCCTATTTTAACTGGAGGTTGTGGTTTATACATTAATGTGATTACTCAGGGATTATTTCCTCTTTCACCTTCTTCTAAAGAGCTTAGAAAAAAACTAGGGGCAAAGTGTTCTCTATTAGAATTGTACCAAAAACTACGTGAGGTAGATTTAGAAACAGCTTTAAAGCTTTCTCCTAATGATAAGTTTAGAATTATTAGAGCTTTGGAGGTATACTATTTAACTGGAAAAAAGATATCAAGACTTAGAAAAGAGGAGACTATAAAGAATAACTATCGTTCTCTATCCATAGGATTAACGGTAGATAGAAGTCTATTGTATAAAAAGATTAACGAACGAGTAGAAAAGATGTTTAAAGATGGTTTTTTAGAGGAAGTTAAAGGTTTGATCAAGATGGGGTATAGCGAAGACCTATCTTCAATGATGAGTTTAGGTTATAAACAGGTGGTAAAACATTTAAAAGAAGAAATAAGCTTAGAAGAAGCAAAACTGTCTATCGAAAAGGAAACGAGAAATTATGCCAAGAGACAGGTTACTTGGTTTAAGAATAAGGAGAAGCTTAAATGGTTTTCACCGGGAGAGGTAAGTAAAATAATAGAAGAAGTTAGAATTTTTTCAAATTTATAG
- the recO gene encoding DNA repair protein RecO, translating to MSYFKTKAIILKSQSLSEDSKIISLLTVKWGRIFAVAKGSKRLNNKFGFSLEKFTYLETQFYQKTDQNLYTLIQAKLISSHSPIREDLKKTATALCLVEILDLALVGKEPDLRIFLLTLKSLQLISKGYHSLYIYAFVLKLFSFLGLRIHLKNCLVCKIPIEKADCGLKPSLAQTVREQSSLTGLTKVKLSFLEGGVVCFDCSQGMKTMDLSFQMLELLRNLLYLKLNEVSKLSLSKETLKNLKGIILDNYLAYYLPSPLKSLKFYESMIEE from the coding sequence ATGTCTTATTTTAAAACCAAAGCCATTATTTTAAAAAGCCAATCCTTAAGTGAAGATAGTAAGATCATTAGCTTGCTTACTGTTAAATGGGGAAGAATTTTTGCTGTGGCTAAAGGTTCTAAAAGACTTAATAATAAATTTGGGTTTAGCTTGGAAAAATTTACTTACTTAGAGACGCAATTTTATCAAAAAACAGACCAAAATTTGTATACCTTAATTCAAGCTAAGCTTATCTCTTCTCATTCGCCAATAAGAGAGGATTTAAAAAAGACTGCCACAGCTTTATGTTTAGTAGAAATCTTAGATTTAGCTTTAGTAGGGAAGGAACCAGATTTAAGGATATTTTTATTAACTTTAAAGAGTTTACAGTTGATTTCTAAAGGGTACCATTCTCTTTATATTTATGCTTTTGTTTTAAAGTTATTCTCCTTTTTAGGATTAAGGATCCATTTAAAAAACTGTTTAGTCTGTAAGATCCCGATAGAGAAAGCCGACTGTGGTTTAAAACCATCGTTGGCACAGACGGTTAGAGAACAAAGTTCTCTAACGGGGTTGACCAAAGTTAAACTTTCCTTTTTAGAAGGAGGAGTAGTTTGTTTTGATTGTAGTCAAGGTATGAAGACTATGGATCTTTCTTTTCAGATGTTAGAGCTTTTAAGAAATTTATTATATTTGAAACTTAACGAAGTCTCAAAACTTAGTTTATCTAAAGAGACTTTGAAGAACTTAAAAGGGATTATCTTAGATAATTATTTAGCTTATTATCTACCTTCACCCTTAAAATCTCTAAAATTTTATGAAAGCATGATAGAAGAATGA
- a CDS encoding tetratricopeptide repeat protein — protein sequence AHFKLGVAYLENKRLEEAISALQRTISLKEDHLEAHFKLGVAYKDKKAYEEAIRFLKKGIALNENCPSFHYLLGCIYYEKEEWAEAVKSLKQAINKKSDFAEAFFYLSMCFEALEKNKEAIENYKKTLSLKKDFVEAYYRLGEIYIKKDLLREAIIVFEKALYYKPNYALCYQKLGDIYLKKKMSKQAISCYQEALKIRSDLAVAYLNLGDAYIEEGLFEEALSSYKESIVIHPHNAKAYMNLGNTYRFLKKIEEAITSFKKSLELDPNNHHCYHLLGKTYEEAKDYEKAIDVYKRALVIKLDFFDLYLSLGNVYVKTKDYLEATNAYQKALDLNKYYLDIYFYLGEIYSEMKEHQKAINAYENVLNVDSKNAVAYYNLGNVYSDVKEYDQAIGAYQEAINLNPEYAQAYYNLGNVYSQKGKKKEVINAYSQALSIDPSDVNAYYNLGNVYLDEGISEKAIEAYKEAIKANPNFATAYYNLGNIYFDQEEYDEAIKFYEKAIEINPIDVESLFNLGNTYIKKKMFREAIKAYQRAIMIKPDLVEAYTNLGSAYGDIGMYQESIGAILNAIKINPRMPESYCNLAEVYLKNHQIMESIDYFKKAIDIKPEMSDAYAGLGESYFQLSEFKEALKYYKKAIELDFKNPELYKGLGKILEEISRRKKIKNNFVDKVLDQQQL from the coding sequence AAGCTCATTTTAAATTAGGGGTGGCTTACTTGGAGAATAAAAGATTAGAAGAAGCTATCTCGGCTTTACAAAGAACAATCTCTTTAAAAGAAGACCATCTTGAAGCTCATTTTAAATTAGGGGTGGCTTATAAAGATAAAAAAGCTTATGAAGAGGCGATCAGGTTTCTTAAAAAAGGGATAGCTTTAAATGAGAATTGTCCCTCGTTCCATTATTTACTAGGGTGTATCTACTATGAAAAAGAAGAATGGGCTGAAGCTGTGAAAAGCTTAAAGCAAGCTATTAATAAAAAAAGCGACTTTGCTGAGGCTTTCTTTTATTTAAGTATGTGCTTTGAAGCTTTAGAAAAAAATAAAGAAGCTATAGAAAATTATAAAAAGACGTTATCTTTGAAGAAGGATTTTGTAGAGGCTTATTATAGATTAGGAGAAATTTACATAAAAAAAGATTTACTTCGTGAAGCAATTATTGTTTTTGAAAAAGCCCTTTATTATAAACCAAATTATGCTTTATGTTATCAAAAATTAGGTGATATCTACTTAAAAAAGAAGATGTCCAAGCAAGCTATTTCTTGTTACCAAGAAGCTCTTAAGATTCGTTCTGATTTAGCCGTAGCTTATTTAAACTTAGGTGATGCTTATATAGAAGAAGGTCTTTTTGAAGAAGCCTTGTCTTCTTACAAAGAGTCTATAGTTATTCATCCTCATAATGCTAAAGCTTATATGAACTTAGGTAATACTTATCGATTTTTAAAGAAGATAGAAGAAGCTATTACTTCATTTAAGAAGTCCCTGGAGTTAGATCCTAATAATCATCACTGTTATCATCTGTTAGGTAAGACTTATGAGGAAGCTAAGGATTATGAAAAGGCCATAGATGTTTACAAGCGAGCTTTAGTGATTAAACTTGATTTCTTTGATCTGTATTTAAGCTTAGGAAATGTCTATGTAAAAACTAAAGACTATTTAGAAGCTACCAATGCTTATCAAAAAGCCTTAGACTTAAATAAATACTACTTAGATATTTATTTTTACTTAGGAGAGATATATTCCGAGATGAAAGAACATCAAAAAGCTATTAATGCTTATGAAAATGTCTTAAATGTTGATTCTAAAAACGCAGTAGCTTACTATAATTTAGGCAATGTTTACTCTGATGTCAAAGAATATGATCAAGCTATTGGGGCTTACCAAGAAGCAATTAATTTAAATCCTGAATACGCCCAAGCTTACTATAATTTAGGCAATGTTTACTCCCAAAAGGGAAAGAAAAAAGAGGTAATTAATGCTTACTCCCAAGCTCTCTCCATTGATCCTTCTGATGTTAATGCTTACTATAATTTAGGAAATGTTTATTTAGACGAAGGAATAAGTGAGAAGGCGATAGAAGCATACAAAGAAGCAATCAAAGCTAATCCTAACTTTGCTACTGCTTATTATAATTTAGGTAATATTTACTTTGATCAAGAGGAATATGATGAAGCTATAAAATTTTATGAGAAAGCCATTGAAATAAATCCAATAGATGTAGAAAGTTTATTTAATTTAGGAAATACTTATATTAAGAAGAAAATGTTTAGAGAAGCTATAAAAGCATACCAGAGAGCGATTATGATTAAACCTGATTTAGTTGAGGCTTACACTAATTTAGGAAGTGCTTATGGTGATATAGGAATGTATCAAGAGTCCATAGGAGCTATATTAAACGCCATTAAGATTAATCCTCGAATGCCAGAGTCATATTGTAATTTAGCCGAAGTATATTTAAAAAATCACCAAATAATGGAATCCATAGATTATTTTAAAAAAGCCATCGACATTAAGCCAGAAATGAGTGATGCTTATGCTGGTTTAGGAGAAAGTTATTTTCAATTATCAGAATTTAAAGAAGCCCTGAAATATTATAAGAAAGCCATTGAATTAGATTTTAAAAATCCTGAACTTTATAAGGGTTTAGGGAAAATCTTAGAAGAGATAAGCAGGAGAAAGAAGATCAAGAATAATTTCGTAGACAAGGTTCTTGACCAACAGCAACTCTAA
- the ybeY gene encoding rRNA maturation RNase YbeY: MLTRQVQVANCQRKELIKIEKIKKIGLRLLKHLGEKGKISLVFSNDQFIKKLNKEYRGINKATDVLAFAFREAYYPLIKEDSFLGEVIISVQTAGKQANDLNHSLEKELNILIIHGLLHLLGYDHLKVEDETKMREKEEELLTLI; this comes from the coding sequence ATGCTTACTCGACAAGTTCAAGTAGCTAATTGCCAAAGGAAGGAATTAATAAAGATTGAGAAAATAAAGAAGATTGGACTAAGGCTATTAAAACATTTAGGCGAGAAAGGGAAGATTAGTCTTGTCTTTAGTAATGACCAATTTATAAAAAAGTTAAATAAGGAATATCGAGGTATCAATAAAGCTACTGATGTTTTAGCTTTTGCTTTTAGAGAAGCTTATTATCCTTTAATTAAAGAAGATTCTTTTTTAGGAGAAGTTATTATTTCTGTTCAAACAGCTGGCAAGCAAGCTAATGATTTAAATCATAGTCTTGAAAAAGAACTTAATATCTTAATTATCCACGGTCTTCTCCATCTTTTAGGATATGATCATTTAAAGGTAGAAGATGAGACTAAGATGAGGGAAAAAGAAGAGGAGTTGTTAACATTAATTTAA